GGAAATGCCTCAATAAGAGAAGTGGCACAAACAATCGAAAACATTGTTTTGAGGTTTCTAGAGAAACGTTAGATTGTCCTCGTATCTTCAAGTCTTAGAGCAACAGAATGCCGGTCAGTCAGTTTACTCCTGATATGCACCGTTAAAAAGCCTATCAAATCTTCAACATGAACCCGTTGCGGTCCACGCTCATAAGAAATCAAGAACTCCATATAATTCCTTCCAAACGCAAACCGCATCAGATAATAATCAAACTTCAATGGGGCACGTTTCCCTAACTTATCAACAATGTGATACTGAAGAACGCATAAAAAATCCAGAAAAATCAACGCTTTCCCAGCGATTTCGGCTTCCAACACAGCTAACTCGCTTTTATCCAGAAAAGTGAACACATTGCCGTCTCCAACGCCGAACTCAAAATCTACCTCGCATTCTGCTGGAGAAGAATGAGCTATTTCCTCAAGCCTACACCTTTTTTGGTTTAGCCGATGAAAAACCGACACTATCACCTGTTGAACCTTCTTCGACGAAGCTCTGTAAGAAAAACGAGCGACACCGTGAATAATCTTTGGAAAGTTCTCGTAACGCCCCAACATGCTTGACACTTAGGTTTCCTTCAGTTTCTTTAACCTTTCGAGATTCTCCAAAAGCGAAGCTAAAGCCGCATTAAGCTTTTGCAGCTCCTCCACATTCTCCTCTTCCCTAATCCTCTTTTCAACAGCCTGTATCTTCACTAGTATCGTACTCTCAAGAGCGCTTAACCGCACCTGACTCGTCACCTTTTCCGCATTTTCACCTTCTTTCACGACAATGACGCGTTTTTCACATTTGGCGCACCACAGCTCCCCGCCTTTAAACCTAAACAAGGGGGACGCACACGCTGGACAAGCAAGCTCCGTAAGCGTGGCGCCTTGCTTTAGCATGTCAACCATGTGTTGAATGTCACTGGACTTCTTAGACAAGTTTAAAACCTCAAATAGTAATATTACTGCTGGTTAATTTGAGGCTTGCTCTCAATTTTGTCGAGTGGAGGCACAGCTTATGGTGAGTAAGAAGAAATTAAAGGAATATGAAGAGAGAACGGGACAAGCTATGGTAGTGCTAGGTCAGATTTCTGAAGACACAACAACTCCACGGAACATAAGGCGGGCTGCCAAAGAGTCGATGGCGACACTTCAGAGTGGAGAATTAACTCCTGCTGTGAAGGCTTCAAATGCGATTTCTATTCTTGACGAGATTCTTCAAGACCCAAACATGCCGCCTTATACTCGGGTTAAGCTTTGGAACGTGATGAGCCTTTTAGAGGCCATCAAAGACTAGTGGAATGCAAAATTCATGGAGCCAGAAGCTTGAGAAAACCTGTACTTGCGGGTTTTGTTAGTGGACAAACTAAATTTTATTCCCGAATTTGAAAGACACTAAAGATATATTGTAGTTAGGCTAGTCTGGGAATTAATCACTTCTATTCTATTAAGCCGATTTTCACAACGTATTACTAGATTTGTCAATAATAATGTTCTTCATTCAAATCATTTTTCTCGCAAAGGCTGTCAATTTCTGGAAGCACTATGGAAAGCTCTTAATTGCGCGTGCACAAGGCATATTTAGAAAAAGGCTAACTGCTTGTTCCTACATATCAAAGGGGGGATTAAATGATAGCCTACGAGGGAACCTTCGATAATCTTAGTGGTAATACGCCCAAGGAACCAGATGTTTTAAAAATAGTGAAAGAGGATATCCTAAGAATATTAGGTGAAAGAAGTAAGAAGACTTCATTAGAAATTATGGAAGATGAAATTAAGGTCGCCCATCCCCTTATATCTGAAGCACTTGAAGAACTTGAAAGGGACGATTTAATAGCAATCCAAGAAAATTTTATTTCACTAACTGAACTGGGACAAGAAAATGCAAAGAATATTTTAGATAAATATTTTGTTCTTGAGGATTATCTTGAAAAAACAGGAAGCAAAATTGGAGCACATACTGCAGCTAACATTCTTGAACATTACGTTTCTGGAGAAGTTATTAACAACATAAAGAAGTTGTCAACCTTGAAAAAGGAAGGTGTTCCTCTAACAAAACTTGAACTTAACAAAGAAGGCATGATCACCGACATCACGTTTTCCGATTATGGATTATTCGAGAGAATAGTCAGTATGGGGGTATTTCTAGGGGAAAAGGTAATAGTAACAAATGAAATTCCTGATGGCATTGTTGTGAAAATAAAAAACAAAAAATTTGCCATGGACAAAAATATAGCAAAAGAGATTAAAGCGGTGGAATATGAATAATCTTAAAATACTTTTGATTGGCCAGCCAAATGTAGGGAAGTCTTCGTTACTTAATGCACTGGTTGGTCCAAGAGTTACAGTATCCAACTACCCTGGAACTACTGTTGAGATAACAAAAGCCAAAAAAAGTTTTGACAAAATAAGAATAGAGTTTGTAGATACTCCTGGAATATACTCTATTTCCGACAGAAGTGAAGAAGAAAAAGTAACTGAAAGGGCTTTGTTTGAAGAAGAAGCTGATGGGGTAATAGTAATTGCTGATGCGATCTCTCTTGAAAGAAGCCTTTATATGGCGTTGCAAATACTAGAAGCCCAAATTCCCACTGTTCTAGCTTTGAATTTTGTAGAAGATGCTGAAAAGAAAAGAATAAGAATTGACTGTGAAAAACTGAAAGGGATTCTTCATGTTCCCGTTGTTCCTGTAAACCCTTTAACAAAAAAGGGAATAGGTAAACTTGTGGATTCAGTTGCAGAAATTAAAAAAATATCGAAGAGGGCTTTCACTCTTGAATATAATGATCATATAGAAAACGCCATAGATGAAATATCCTCACAGATGAAAGAAACGTCTATACCGAGTAGGTTCATAGCAATAAGAATTTTAGAAGGAGACGAAGATTTTTATGAGTTTTTGAAGGATGAAAGAATCGTTGCAGAAGTCAGAGAAAGTTTGGAAGAGCACCCAAAAACTGCAGAAGATATAGCAATAACCAGATATGGTACAGCCTCATTTATTGCAGCAAAAGTTACCCGAATAATTCCTTTAGAAAAAGAAAAGGAATTACAAGACGAGGTTGACGGAGTTCTCCTGCATAGAATTTGGGGTCCACTGACTACAGGTTTATTCCTTCTCGCTATATTTGGAATGATATTATATCTTGGCAACCTGATACAAGGTGTTCTTACGAACTTTACAGAAAGCCTTTTATCCTCCCTTACTACAGCGGAGCATTCTATTCTTACTATAGTATTAGTTAATGGTTTAACTGGAATTACAATTGGTGTTTCCATTGCTTTGCCTTATGTTTTCTTGTTCTATTTGCTCTTAGGCTTATTAGAAGACATAGGTCTTCTTTCCAGATTTACTGTTAATGCCGAATGGTTTTTGAAGAAAATGGGTCTCCCTGGGAAATCATTTATTCCATTGGCATTAGGCTTGGGTTGCACCGCACCAGCAACTAGAGCTACCAGAGTTTTGTCATCTGAGAAAGAACAATTTCATACCGCCTCATTATTTGCTTTTGTACCTTGCTCCAGCAGGATCGCCATAATAATGGGTATAGTCGGTTTTTATGGAGGTATTAAGTTGGCTCTTTCTGTTTTCGCTACTTCGTTTGTTGCTGGTCTAATCTGGGCTTTCGCAATTAAGAAAGTTATTCAGATAAAGAGTGAACCCTTGCTCTTAGAACTACCCCCTTATCGGAAACCCTTGATCCAAAATGTTTTTGCTAAAAGCTGGATTAGAATGAAGGACTTTGTGTATATAGTTATACCACTGTTGGCACTTGGGGGAATAGCTTATGGAATTTTGGATATATCAGGCCTTACCCAAATTGTAGTAGAACCCCTTTCGCCAATCACTACTTGGTTAGGATTGCCTACTATAACCATTATCCCTATGATATTTGGATTTTTACAAAAAGACTTAACTGGGGCAATGCTTTTGTCGGTTTTGGGCAGTAAAATATCTTTTGTTTTAACTCCTCTCCAAATTTATACTTTTGGTGTAGCAACTACCCTTGGGATTCCATGCATGATTGCTTTAGGAATGCTTATCAAAGAATTTGGATTCAAAAGAGCGATAATTTTAACAATAACGTCAACAGTCTACGGTCTTCTATTTGCTGGTTTAGCTTGGAGAATAATTTCAATTGTTTGAATAACATTCAGCAGTTTTGGCTTCTTGTCCTTGCTTCTTTTTCCACCGATGATAGACTCCGACTCAATTAACTCAAGGGCGAAATTGAAGGAACAGGATCATGGTTCCAATTCCAGCCATAATCATAAAGAATTGTCGGATAGCAGACCCGAATCCTACTTTTTGATGTAGTTCGGGGTATAAATCCGTTAAGGCAATATAAAGAAAACTCGCTGCTGAAAACGCCATAACGTAAGGAATAGCAGAACTCATAATCTCTAAAGCATAATAAGCCAAAATTGCTGCCGGTACAGTGCTTAAACTAGATAGAACATTCAACAGTAGGGCTTTTCTTTTTGAATAGCCGCCATGAAGAAGTATTGCAAAATCGCCTACTTCTTGGGGAATTTCTGCGCGATTATCGAATGCATGCATTATTACTCAGGTTCTGAGAGACGACACTGTTGACGAATCTCTTTTTCCTTCCATAGAGTCAACAGTGATTCATTAAGAATATATAAGCAGACTCTATCTCCTTCTGAGATTGATGGTGCATATAACTGCACTAAAACTGTCAGATTTTCACCATAAAGATAAAACTTCCCTGGGTTGTACCACACCACTTCTTTCTGTTCTTGGGCGTTTATCTTTCTGCTCCAGCCTCCCAAGTATTCATCCTCGAAATTCAGATATCTTTTGGGACCTTGAATATAGAGAAGACTTCCCGCCACCAAAAGGACTCTCCAACTAAGAATAGAAGACTAGAAAATTTCGATGCCAAACATTGCCACAAGTCCCAATGAATCTGGTTATTGAAGACTAAATGTTCTGAGCTTAAATGGTTTGTATCATGTTTAACTGATTATAACGCGCACGTATTCTTTGTACGCATTATCATATGCCCATAAACTGACTTTCGCGATAGCCCCACCAACTCTCAAATAAGAAAGGCTAGTAATGATATATAATTAAAAGACTACAAACGGTAACCGAAGGATTTCTATTCTCAATAATAAAGTTGCTCTGATTTTACTATTCTTTGAATATGTAGTAGACGTTCACAAACTGAAATAGTATCTATAAACTTTTATTATAGTTAGGCTATTTTGTGTAAGGTCTTTGGTGGATGGCTCTTGAAATATGACGTCGTAATTGTGGGTGCTGGGCCAGCTGGTATCTTCTCAGCCTTAGAGCTTATGGAAAATACGTCGCTGAATATTCTGATTCTCGACAAAGGCGTAGATCTTGAAAAGCGTAAGTGTCCTGCTAGTAGAGGGCTTGGATGTCTTAACTGTGATCCATGTCATGTTCTTCATGGTTGGGGTGGTGCGGGCGCGTTCAGTGATGGGAAGTTGACGCTTTCTACGGAGGTGGGTGGTTGGCTCGGCAAATTCATTACTGAGGAGGAGCTTCAAGGGCTGATTGAGTATGTTGATGGAATTTACACTAAATTTGGTGCTCCGAACAACGTTTATGGAGTTGACGTGAATCAAATTGAGGAAATTGAGCGGAAGGCGTCTCTTGCAGGTTTGAAACTGGTTCGACAAAAGGTTCGTCACATGGGGACCGAGAAGTGTGCTGAGACGCTTCGGAAAATGCGGAGTTTCTTGGATACTAAAGTGGAGGTGAGAACTAGGAGTGAGGTGAAGGGGCTTATTGTCAGGGATAAACATGTTGAGGGCGTTGAAACAGTTAGCGGCGAGAGGTTTTTTGCGAAGTATGTAGTTGTCGCGCCCGGACGAAGTGGAGCTGAGTGGTTGAAGTGTGAGGCTCAGGCTTTGGGTTTGAAAACGTTGAACAACCCTGTTGATGTGGGGGTTCGGGTGGAGGTTCAAGCTCCGGTTCTGGAGGAGTTGACGAGGGTTTTGTATGAGCCGAAGCTTTTTTACTATTCAAAATTTTTTGATGATGTTATCAGGACTTTTTGTGTTGCTCCGTATGGAGAGGTTATCACGGAGTCCTATGATGGTATTTTAACGGTGAATGGGCAGAGCTATTCGGAGAGGAGGAGCGCGAATACCAATTTTGCTATTCTGGTGAGCACGAGTTTTACTGAGCCGTTCAAGGAGCCTATTGCGTATGGTAAGTATATTGCGCGGTTGACTAACTTGTTGAGTGGAGGAGTTATTATTCAACGGTTAGGGGATTTGGAGGCGGGGCGACGGTCAACCGAGGAGAGGATTAGTCGCAGTACAGTAGTGCCTACATTGAAGAGTGCAACACCTGGGGATTTGAGTTTTGTTTTGCCATATCGGTACTTGGTGGATATCCGGGAAATGTTGGAGGCTTTGGATAGAATTGCGCCGGGGTTGGCTTCGAGGGATACATTGTTGTATGGAGTTGAGGTGAAGTTTTATTCGTCAAGACTAGAGTTAAATGAATGTTTGGAGACGCCGATTCATAACTTATTTACTATTGGGGATGGGGCGGGATTGACGCGAGGACTAGTTCAAGCATCGGTTTCAGGCGTAATTGCAGCTAGACAAATAGTGAAAAGACAAAAAGGGAAAAGCTAAAGACGCCCGCTCAGACACATCAAGCTGAGTACATGCTTTACAACTATACCAACGCTTCAAACGCCTAAGCAGCAAGAAACCTTTACTCAAATCTTTTCAATACTAATGTCCAGAAAGGAAACGTCTATTTTTGAATCGATACCAGTAAGAACATCTCTCAGAAACTGCAAACTACGCAACGCCCAG
The genomic region above belongs to Candidatus Bathyarchaeota archaeon and contains:
- a CDS encoding UPF0147 family protein; amino-acid sequence: MVSKKKLKEYEERTGQAMVVLGQISEDTTTPRNIRRAAKESMATLQSGELTPAVKASNAISILDEILQDPNMPPYTRVKLWNVMSLLEAIKD
- a CDS encoding FeoA domain-containing protein, with product MIAYEGTFDNLSGNTPKEPDVLKIVKEDILRILGERSKKTSLEIMEDEIKVAHPLISEALEELERDDLIAIQENFISLTELGQENAKNILDKYFVLEDYLEKTGSKIGAHTAANILEHYVSGEVINNIKKLSTLKKEGVPLTKLELNKEGMITDITFSDYGLFERIVSMGVFLGEKVIVTNEIPDGIVVKIKNKKFAMDKNIAKEIKAVEYE
- the feoB gene encoding ferrous iron transport protein B produces the protein MNNLKILLIGQPNVGKSSLLNALVGPRVTVSNYPGTTVEITKAKKSFDKIRIEFVDTPGIYSISDRSEEEKVTERALFEEEADGVIVIADAISLERSLYMALQILEAQIPTVLALNFVEDAEKKRIRIDCEKLKGILHVPVVPVNPLTKKGIGKLVDSVAEIKKISKRAFTLEYNDHIENAIDEISSQMKETSIPSRFIAIRILEGDEDFYEFLKDERIVAEVRESLEEHPKTAEDIAITRYGTASFIAAKVTRIIPLEKEKELQDEVDGVLLHRIWGPLTTGLFLLAIFGMILYLGNLIQGVLTNFTESLLSSLTTAEHSILTIVLVNGLTGITIGVSIALPYVFLFYLLLGLLEDIGLLSRFTVNAEWFLKKMGLPGKSFIPLALGLGCTAPATRATRVLSSEKEQFHTASLFAFVPCSSRIAIIMGIVGFYGGIKLALSVFATSFVAGLIWAFAIKKVIQIKSEPLLLELPPYRKPLIQNVFAKSWIRMKDFVYIVIPLLALGGIAYGILDISGLTQIVVEPLSPITTWLGLPTITIIPMIFGFLQKDLTGAMLLSVLGSKISFVLTPLQIYTFGVATTLGIPCMIALGMLIKEFGFKRAIILTITSTVYGLLFAGLAWRIISIV
- a CDS encoding ZIP family metal transporter, whose translation is MHAFDNRAEIPQEVGDFAILLHGGYSKRKALLLNVLSSLSTVPAAILAYYALEIMSSAIPYVMAFSAASFLYIALTDLYPELHQKVGFGSAIRQFFMIMAGIGTMILFLQFRP
- a CDS encoding NAD(P)/FAD-dependent oxidoreductase, which produces MKYDVVIVGAGPAGIFSALELMENTSLNILILDKGVDLEKRKCPASRGLGCLNCDPCHVLHGWGGAGAFSDGKLTLSTEVGGWLGKFITEEELQGLIEYVDGIYTKFGAPNNVYGVDVNQIEEIERKASLAGLKLVRQKVRHMGTEKCAETLRKMRSFLDTKVEVRTRSEVKGLIVRDKHVEGVETVSGERFFAKYVVVAPGRSGAEWLKCEAQALGLKTLNNPVDVGVRVEVQAPVLEELTRVLYEPKLFYYSKFFDDVIRTFCVAPYGEVITESYDGILTVNGQSYSERRSANTNFAILVSTSFTEPFKEPIAYGKYIARLTNLLSGGVIIQRLGDLEAGRRSTEERISRSTVVPTLKSATPGDLSFVLPYRYLVDIREMLEALDRIAPGLASRDTLLYGVEVKFYSSRLELNECLETPIHNLFTIGDGAGLTRGLVQASVSGVIAARQIVKRQKGKS